The Oscillospiraceae bacterium genome contains a region encoding:
- a CDS encoding ABC transporter substrate-binding protein: protein MRKHFKKLSLLLVLALLLGALGACGQPASSAPASVPASAGSTAAGPEKPDTSEPVTLTMYLIGDRPVDNDEVFAKINEKLKAEINATIDLKFMSWGEYEQKYPLIFASGEDWDIIYTADWCFYNAQATKQGFWEITQQALDTYAPMTAQTIYPEAWEQAKVDGKVYMLPMNYKEITAYVYMARGDLMDKYGVQSVASLDEAEAYMDAIAKNEPTLIPLDVGSDYDKLFIFDRMWNKANWESPEKVVGIGPWQAMSSVSELDDAAPVKGNADQPEFLNVVTRLKDWRDRGFWSKNAVVNTQNNTESFQAGKSALALMNVNTAKSVYAQITAEHPEWDVRVFDAQEDVPPVLNSFLANGMSIFSKSKHPERALMALDYLRNDPEINGLFCYGIEGKHWQASGDGALVSLADSSNYPYDGNCNWGVRNDATWRVVEGGIPNLTEMNKAWQASARSGRYQTFVFNDTNVKNEIAAMGEIFNTDYKLLGLGFTDDPAADIAKLQTKLQAAGADKVYAELQKQALEFLQNS from the coding sequence ATGCGTAAACACTTCAAAAAGCTATCCCTGCTGCTGGTCCTGGCTCTGCTGCTGGGCGCCCTGGGCGCCTGCGGCCAGCCCGCCTCCAGCGCCCCTGCCAGCGTGCCGGCCTCCGCCGGCTCCACCGCGGCGGGGCCGGAAAAACCCGACACCTCGGAGCCGGTGACCCTGACCATGTACCTGATCGGCGACCGCCCGGTGGACAACGACGAGGTCTTTGCCAAAATCAATGAAAAGCTCAAGGCCGAGATCAACGCCACCATCGACCTGAAGTTCATGAGCTGGGGCGAATACGAGCAGAAGTACCCCCTGATCTTCGCCTCCGGCGAGGATTGGGACATCATCTACACCGCCGACTGGTGTTTCTACAACGCCCAGGCCACCAAGCAGGGCTTCTGGGAGATCACCCAGCAGGCGCTCGACACCTATGCGCCCATGACCGCGCAGACCATCTACCCCGAGGCCTGGGAGCAGGCCAAGGTGGACGGCAAGGTCTACATGCTGCCCATGAACTACAAGGAGATCACCGCCTATGTCTATATGGCACGGGGCGACCTGATGGACAAATACGGTGTCCAGTCCGTGGCCTCCCTGGACGAGGCCGAGGCGTATATGGACGCCATCGCAAAGAACGAGCCGACCCTGATCCCCCTGGATGTGGGCTCCGACTACGACAAGCTGTTCATCTTCGACCGCATGTGGAACAAGGCCAACTGGGAGAGCCCTGAAAAGGTGGTGGGCATCGGCCCCTGGCAGGCCATGTCCAGCGTGAGCGAGCTCGACGACGCTGCCCCGGTCAAGGGCAACGCGGACCAGCCCGAATTCCTGAACGTGGTCACCCGCCTGAAGGATTGGCGCGACCGCGGCTTCTGGAGCAAAAACGCGGTGGTCAATACCCAGAACAACACCGAGAGCTTCCAGGCCGGCAAATCTGCGCTGGCGCTGATGAACGTGAACACTGCAAAAAGCGTTTACGCCCAGATCACCGCCGAGCACCCCGAATGGGACGTGCGGGTGTTCGACGCGCAGGAGGATGTTCCCCCCGTGCTCAACTCCTTTTTGGCCAACGGCATGAGCATCTTCTCCAAATCCAAGCACCCCGAGCGCGCGCTCATGGCTCTGGATTATCTGCGCAACGACCCCGAGATCAACGGCCTGTTCTGCTACGGCATCGAGGGCAAGCATTGGCAGGCCTCCGGCGACGGCGCCCTGGTCTCCCTGGCCGACAGCTCCAATTACCCCTACGACGGCAACTGCAACTGGGGCGTGCGCAACGACGCCACCTGGCGCGTCGTGGAGGGCGGCATCCCCAATTTGACCGAGATGAACAAGGCCTGGCAGGCCAGCGCCCGCAGCGGCCGCTACCAGACCTTCGTGTTCAACGACACCAATGTGAAGAACGAGATCGCCGCCATGGGCGAGATCTTCAACACCGATTACAAGCTGCTGGGCCTGGGCTTTACCGACGACCCGGCGGCGGACATCGCAAAGCTCCAGACCAAGCTGCAGGCCGCCGGCGCGGACAAAGTTTACGCCGAGCTCCAAAAGCAGGCGCTGGAATTTTTACAGAACAGCTGA
- a CDS encoding sugar ABC transporter permease produces the protein MIIAKQRSRRRIGRDRVVFNLISYLVLTLLSAACLLPFLLVLSGSFSDQQSIQLNGYSLLPKNVSLDAYKMLFRIPEELLRAYGVTILVTFMGTFFGLLFTSMAAYVLASHTFRYRYQVSFFFYFTSIFGGGLVPWYIFNTKYLHFHNNIISMILPILINVTYLLILKSYMMSIPEALYESARLDGAGDFTVYLRIALPLCKAGLATVGLFIALNYWNDWYNAMLFLDEGRRDLYPLQYFLNNILTKAQAINAAAARSGIPASDVPTEPMKLAMTVVATGPIVLLYPFLQKYFVKGVTIGAVKG, from the coding sequence ATGATCATTGCAAAACAGCGCTCCCGCAGGCGCATTGGCCGCGACCGGGTGGTGTTCAACCTTATTTCCTACCTGGTTCTGACCCTGCTCTCCGCGGCCTGCCTGCTGCCCTTTCTGCTGGTGCTCAGCGGCTCCTTTTCAGACCAGCAGTCCATCCAGCTGAACGGCTACAGCCTGCTGCCCAAAAACGTCTCGCTGGACGCGTATAAAATGCTGTTCCGCATTCCGGAAGAGCTGCTGCGCGCGTACGGGGTCACGATCCTGGTCACGTTTATGGGCACCTTTTTCGGGCTTCTGTTCACCAGCATGGCCGCCTATGTGCTGGCAAGCCATACCTTCCGCTACCGCTACCAGGTTTCCTTCTTCTTTTATTTCACCTCGATCTTCGGGGGCGGCCTGGTGCCCTGGTACATCTTCAACACAAAGTACCTGCATTTTCACAACAACATCATCTCCATGATCCTGCCCATCCTCATCAACGTCACCTACCTGCTCATCCTGAAAAGCTACATGATGAGCATCCCCGAGGCGCTGTATGAGTCGGCCAGGCTGGACGGCGCGGGCGACTTTACCGTCTATCTGCGCATCGCGCTGCCCCTGTGCAAGGCCGGGCTCGCCACGGTGGGGCTGTTCATCGCCCTGAACTATTGGAACGACTGGTACAACGCCATGCTGTTTCTGGACGAAGGCCGCCGCGATCTCTACCCCCTGCAATACTTCCTGAACAACATCCTCACCAAGGCGCAGGCCATCAACGCGGCGGCGGCCCGAAGCGGCATTCCCGCCAGCGACGTTCCCACCGAGCCCATGAAACTGGCCATGACGGTGGTGGCCACCGGGCCCATCGTGCTGCTGTACCCCTTCCTGCAAAAGTATTTTGTAAAGGGCGTTACCATCGGCGCGGTAAAGGGCTGA
- a CDS encoding sugar ABC transporter permease gives MKEKGHPLLRDLRQNRVKWLMLLPAAIVVILMCYIPMSGIVLAFKEYNYHDGVFGSPWVGFKNFQYFFQSGKAWTTTRNTILYNIAFLCVNTFLQIVCAVLLSELAGKKFKRFSQSVMFLPYFISWVVVGAFVYNLFNYEFGAVNSLLKSLGMMPADVYSNKGAWPFILVAASAFKNVGYGTVMYLASIVNIDEQLFEAADLDGATMWQKIWHITLPCIRPTIVILFLLAIGTIMKGDFQMFWQVTGNNPMVLEVTDVIDTYVTRSLLTLQEFGMTSAAGLYQSSISFVLVVLANKIVKKVEPDYALF, from the coding sequence ATGAAGGAAAAAGGGCATCCGCTTTTGCGGGATCTGCGCCAGAACCGGGTCAAGTGGCTCATGCTGCTGCCCGCGGCCATCGTGGTGATCCTGATGTGCTATATCCCCATGAGCGGCATTGTGCTCGCATTCAAAGAGTACAACTACCACGACGGTGTTTTTGGCAGCCCCTGGGTCGGGTTCAAAAACTTTCAATACTTTTTCCAGTCGGGCAAGGCGTGGACCACCACCCGTAACACCATCCTCTACAACATCGCGTTTTTGTGCGTGAACACGTTTTTGCAGATCGTCTGCGCGGTGCTGCTCAGCGAGCTGGCGGGCAAAAAATTCAAGCGTTTCAGCCAATCGGTCATGTTTTTGCCCTACTTCATCTCCTGGGTGGTTGTGGGCGCGTTTGTTTACAACCTGTTTAATTATGAATTCGGCGCCGTGAATTCCCTGCTGAAAAGCCTCGGCATGATGCCTGCGGACGTCTACTCCAACAAGGGGGCCTGGCCGTTTATCCTGGTGGCGGCAAGCGCCTTCAAAAACGTGGGGTACGGCACGGTGATGTACCTGGCCAGCATCGTGAACATCGACGAACAGCTGTTCGAGGCCGCCGATCTGGACGGCGCCACCATGTGGCAGAAGATCTGGCACATCACGCTGCCCTGCATCCGCCCCACCATCGTGATCCTGTTCCTGCTGGCCATCGGGACCATCATGAAGGGCGATTTCCAAATGTTCTGGCAGGTCACGGGCAACAACCCCATGGTGCTGGAAGTGACCGACGTGATCGACACCTACGTGACCCGCTCGCTGCTCACCCTGCAGGAATTCGGCATGACCAGCGCCGCGGGGCTGTACCAGTCCTCCATCTCCTTTGTGCTGGTGGTCCTTGCAAATAAGATCGTGAAAAAGGTGGAACCTGACTATGCGCTGTTCTGA